GTATCGTGAAGAGACTTCTGTTCCCCCTGCTGGCTGCCCTGGCGCTCGCCGCCGTACCGGCAAGCGCCACCACCTACTACAACGTGCAGAACATGACGGGCTGGAAGTGGTGCAGCGCGTGCGCGAATGCCGGAGGCGGCGCGCTGCTCGACATGACGCAGAACGTCAGCTCGCCCTCGCTTTCGGGGAAGAGCTCGCGCTTCTTCCTGGGCGGGACCACGCCCTGGTCGCACGCGCTGTATTACAAGCGGCTGTCCTCCAACTCGACCGCCACCAACTTCCGCTACACCGTGAACTACTACTACAAGAACCCCAAGGCGCCCTCCGGCATGGAGTTCTCCATGAGCCAGCGCAGGGGTTACGAGTGGTATCGCATGGACACGCAGTGCTCGTACATCAACGGGAACTGGCGGCTGTGGGACAACGGGAACGCGCACTGGGTGGACACCGCGATCGCCTGCACCCGCCCGACGGCGTACAAGTGGACCAAGGTCGTGTTCGAGGGCAAGCGCTCGAGCGGGAAGATCGTGTTCGTGTCCATCACCATCAACGGCGTGAAGCACTACATCAATCGCAGTTTCTATCCCAAGAAGATGTCGACTTCGAACTCTTCGATCACGGTGCACTTCCAGCTGAACGGCGACAAGTACCAGACGGACTACAACGTCTGGGGCGACAACTTCACCGCCACGTACTGGTAGAGGGAGCCGTCTCAGGAGTGACACGAGGTGTCGTCCGGCAGCCACGCCGGGCGGCGCCTCGTGGTGTTTTCGCGGCCATTGTCGCGGCACCGCGGGATGGCAGCGCTCCTGCACTCCAAGGCGCCGGGAGGCGGAGTCGCCGAGTTTTTGCCATGCGGACGGCGGTGATTTATAGTCCGCGGCGACTCCGAACAATCGAATGGTCGCGACGTCCAAACGACGCTGGGCCCTGACGGTCGCCGGCTGCCTGCTGGCGGCCGCAGCGGTGGCCGGCGGCGGGCTGCGCGTTCGCCGGTTGATGTCGCAGACCGCGGAAGCCGCCGCGCCACCCGAGCGCGCAAGGGCGGCGATCCGCTGGGACGACCGCTTTGGCGACGGCACGCCGGACTTCCTGCGGCTGGAGAGCGAGAGCGACCGGCAGGCGTTCCGGCGCTGGTTCACCGACATCGCCGAGTACCAGGCGCTGCGCGCCGACGGCGGGCTACCGGCGGAGGTGAGCGACTGCTCGGCGCTCTTGCGCTACGCCTACCGCAACGCGCTGCGCAAGCACGACATCGCGTGGATGGAAGAGACGGGCCTCGGCAGGCTCGGCTCGGGCTCGATCGAGAAGTACTTCTATCCCAACACGCCGCTGGGCGCGGGGCTGTTTCGCGTGCAGCCGGGGCCGCTGCGGGCGGAGGACGCCGCGAACGGCGCCTTCGCCGAATTCGCCGACGCCTTCACGCTCAAGGAGCGGAACGCGTTCTTCGTGAGCCGCGACGCGCGCCAGGCGCGCCCCGGGGACCTGTTGTTCTATCGCCAGCTCGGGCAGCACTCGCCGTATCACTCGATGGTGTTCGTGGGACGCAGCCGGCTGATGCCGGAAGACGGCGAAGTCGTCGTGTACCACACCGGGCCGGACGCCGCGATCAACCACGGCAGGGGCGAGATGCGCCGCGCCACGCTGGCGGAGCTGGAGCGGCATCCGGACGCGCGCTGGCGCCCGCTGCCCGGCAACCGGAATTTCCTCGGGGTCTATCGCTGGAACATCCTTCGGGAGTCCTACTGATGCGCCGCTACTTCGTTCTCGCGCTGTTGCTTGTCGCCGCGCTGCCTGCGCTCGCGCAGGTGGACGAGGCCGCCCCGAACCCGTATTTCTCGCTCTCGACCGAGCGGACGTTCGCGCCGGGCGAGAAGCCGGTCATCCGCGTCTACACGCACGACGTGGAGGTGCTGGAGTTCCGCGTGTACCGCGTGAACGACGCGGAGCAGTTCTTCGCCAAGCTCGACAACCTGCACAGCTTCGGGCAGCAGTCGTTCGCGGGCAAAGAAGACATCGAGGAGAAGAGCTGGCTGGAGAAGTTCCACGACTGGAAGCGCGAGCTGTGGCGGGCGATCAAGGAGTTCTTCCGGCGGCAGTTCACCAGCGCGTCGCGGGCGAGGATCCGCGAGACGCAGACCACCGAGCAGAAGCGCACGAAGATCGGGCAAGCGACGTTGTTCGCGCAGGTGCCGCTGCTGAACTCGAGCCAGCTGATCGCGCGCTGGCACCAGGACGTGCCGCCGAAATATTTCTCGGACGCGCAGCAGATCCCGCTCGATTCGCTGAAGGGCGGGGTGTACGTGGTGGAGGCGACCGACGGCAAGCTGCGCGCCTACACCGTGCTGGTGGTGAGCCAGCTCGGGCTGGTGACGAAGACCGCGCCGCGGCAGATGGTGGCGTTCGCCGCCGATCGCAAGTCGGGCGAGCCGGTGAAGGACGCGACGGTGGTGATCTGGTCGAAGGAGAAGGAGCTGTACCGCGGGACGACCGACGCGCAGGGCCTGGCGGAAGCGAAGCTCACGCCGGCGGCCGACCAGTCGTTCGAGAACACGTTCGTGCTGGCGAGGCGCGGCGACGACGTCGCGGTGGTGGCGCCGTACTCCTTCAACCTGTCGAGCGACCCGTGGCGCGACTGGAGCGGGTTCATCTACACCGACCGCCCGGTCTACCGGCCGGGTCACACGGTGCACTTCAAGGCCATCGTGCGCGAGCGCCAGGGAGAGGCGTGGCGGGCGCCGCGCGGCGAGATGCAGGTGGCGATCGAAGACCCGGCGTCGAAGACCGTCTACCAGAAAAAACTGACGCTGAATGCGATGGGCACGCTGAACGGCGAGCTCGAACTGCCTGCCGACGCGGCGCTCGGCTACTACTCGCTGAGCGTGAACACCGGCTCCGGTCCCACGATGAACGGGTCCTTTTACGTGGAGGAGTACAAGAAGCCGGAGTACGAGGTGAAGGTCACGCCCGACCAGACGCGCGTGCTGGAGGGCGACAAGATCGGCGCGACCATCGAGGCGCGCTACTACTTCGGCGAGCCGGTGGCGGGCGCGGAAGTCACGTACGTGGTCCACACCATGCCGTACTGGTCGCCCTACATCGACCGCTTCGAAGACGACGAGAACATGAGCTACGGGGTCGAGGGTGAAGGCGAGGGCGAGGGCGAGGGGTCCTACGAGGCGGGATACTACGGCGGCGAGCAGGTCTCGGAGCAGAAGGGAAAGCTCGACGCCGACGGCAAGCTGCGGGTGACCGTGCCGACGTCGGTGAACGCGTACAAGCAGGACGTGCGCTACCGCATCGAGGCGCGGGTGATGGACGCCTCGAACCGCGAGATCAACGGCGCGAACTCGGTGATCGCGACCTACGGCAACTACCAGATCTCGGTGCGGGCCGACAGCTACGTCTACGAGAGGGGGCAGACGGCGCGCGTCAACGTGGTCGCGAAGGATTACGACGGCAAGCCGGTCCAGACCAAGGTCCACCTGCAGCTGGAGCGCTACTGGTACCGGTCGGGCGAGAGCGGCCGCACTCCCGACCAGGCCACCGACGTGACGACGGGCGCGGACGGCAACGCGTACGCGACCTTCCAGGTGCGCGAGACCGGCAGCTTCAACATCAAGGCCACGGCGAAGGCGGCGCAGAACCGCGAGCTGGAAGCGCACGGGTACTACTACGCGACCGGGCCGGGCGAGCAGTGGTGGGGCGGCAGCGAGCGGCAGATCAAGCTGGTCGCCGACAAGCCGCAGTACCAGCCCGGGGAGACCGCGCACATCCTGGTGATGAGCGGCATGGAGCACGCGTACGCGCTGGTCACGACCGAGGGCCGCGACGTCCAGACGAAGAAGGTCGTGGAGCTGAGATCGGCGAGCGCCACCATCGACGTGCCGATCACGGCGGACGCGCAACCGAACATCTTCGTGGCGGTCGCGTTCTTCAGCGAGAACAACCTTTACCAGGCGAGCCGCAACCTGAAGGTGCCGGCGGTCGACAAGCAGTTGAACATCACCGTCTCGCCGACCAAGGAGACGTTCACGCCGGGCGAGAAGTCCAGTTACGTGATCAACGTGAAGGACGCGGCGGGCAAGCCGGTGCAGGGCGAGTTCTCGATCGGCGTGGTGGACGAGGCGATCTACGCCATCCGGCCGGACCAGTCGGGCGACATGATGCAGTCGTTCTACGGCTCGGTCTACAACGCGGTGATGACCGAGTCGTCGCTCGCCTACTACTTCTACGGGCAGGCAGGAGAGCGACCGCTGCCGCTGGCCAAGCGCGGCAACTACACCCGGCGGGCGCTGGCGCAGCTCAAGCCGAACGAGGCTCTGGTCGCGCCCAAGATCCGCAAGAACTTCCCCGACACCGCGCTCTGGCAGGCCGACGTCCGGACGGACGCCCGTGGCTTCGCCATCGCCAACCTGGTGTTCCCGGATTCGCTGACGACGTGGCGCGCGACGGTGCGCGGCGTGACCAGCGACACCAAGGTGGGCAGCGCGATCAACCGCATCATCGTGCGCAAGAACGTGATGGTGCGGCTGGCGGTGCCGCGCTTCTTCCGCGACGGCGACGAGGTCACCGTCTCGGTGCTGGTGCACAACTACCTGAAGTCGGAGAAAAGCGCGCAGGTGTCGCTCGACGTCACCGGGCTCGAGGTGCTGGGCGGCTCGACGCAGACGCTGACCATCCCCAGCCGCGGCGAGGCGAAGGCCGACTGGCGCGTGAAGGCCGGGAAGGTCCGCAACGCAGTGCTCACGGCGAAGGCGCTGACGAACGAAGAGTCGGACGCGATGGAGCTCACGCTCCCGGTGGTGCCCTACGGCGTGAAGCTGGCGGACGCGCAGTCGGGCGCCATCACGGCGGCGACCGGCAACGCGCAGGCGAGCGTCAACTACCCGGCGCAGACCGACCCCTCGGCGCACGCGCTCGACGTCAGCATGACGCCCTCGGTCGCGGGCTCGATCTTCGGAGCCCTCGACTACCTGACGCAGTATCCCTACGGCTGCACCGAGCAGACGATGTCCAGCTTCCTGCCGAACATCGTGGTGTCGAAGGCGATGACGGAGCTGAAGCTCGAGGACACGATCAACACGCCCGAGCTGAAGAAGAAGATCGCCGCGGGCATGGACCGTCTCTACGACTTCCAGCATGAGGACGGCGGGTGGGGCTGGTGGAAGGACGACGAGAGCCACGTCTTCATGACGGCGTACGTGGTGAACGGGCTGGCGCAGGCGAAGGCGGCCGGCTACAACGTGCGCGAAGACGCGCTCGAGAACGGCAAGAACTGGCTGGTGCGCTCGATCGAGAAGTATCCGCGGATGCGCGCCGACCTGCACGCCTACGTGCTGTACTCCATCACCTCGACGGGGACGCGCGACCCCAAGCTGATCGAGGCGGTGTGGGACAAGCGCGACAAGATGAGCGTGCAGGGCCTGGCGTTCCTCGGGCTCGCGCTGCACGCCGCCGGCGACATGCGCGCGGCGCAGCTCGCCGACAGGGTGGAGAAGCAGGCCGTCGTGACGCAGGCGGAGGCCTACTGGGCGGCGGAGTGGGATTACCTGATGGAGTTCCGCATCGACGACTCGGCCGAGACCACGGCGTACGCGGTGCGGCTGCTCAGCCTGCTGAAGCCGCAGAGCCCGCTGCTGCCGAAGGCGGTCTTCTACCTGGTGAGCCACCGGAACGGCGGCTACTACTGGGATTCGACGAAGCAGACGGCGATGGTCGTCTTCGGGCTGACCGAGTACCTGCGCGCGAGCAAGGAGCTCGAGGCCGACTTCAACGCGGCCGCGCTGGTCAACAGCAAGCAGGCGCTGGCCAGGCATTTCACGCGCGCGGACGTGTTCGATCCCTCGACCGGGCAGCCGCGCGCGCGGCTCACGCCCGACCAGCTCCAGCCGCAGCAGAACCAGGTGCTGTTCACCAAGAACGGCGCCGGGCGGCTCTACTGGTCGACGCGCGCGGAGTACTACTCGGTCGACAAGCGGATGTTCCAGTCGAACAAGATCTCGCTGAACATCACGCGCGACTACTTCCGCCTGCAGCCGGCCACGGAGAAGGGCAGGATCGTCTACGACCTCGTGCCGCTGGCGGGCGAGCTGCATCCCGGCGACGTGCTCGCGGTGCGGCTCACGGTCGCGGGCTCGGAGTGGCGCTACCTGATGATCGAGGACCCCATCCCCGCGGGCGCCGAGTTTCTGCAGAAGGACAGCCTGTACGAGATCCGCAAGCGTCCCGACTGGTGGGAGAGCTGGTGGTCGCGGCGCGAGTTCCACGATGACCGCGTGGCCATCTTCCAGACGTATTTCTCCGGCGACCGGCCCGGATATTACTTCTACCTGCTGAAGGTGGTGAACCCCGGAAAGTTCCGGGTGAGCCCGGCGTCGGTGCAGCCGATGTACCAGCCGGGCGTGATCTCGACCACCGACGCGGCGACCGTGGAGGTGAAGTGATGAAGCTCGCACTGGTTGGTGATTCGCTTCGCGCCACCTTCCGGCCGCGGTCGTTGTGGCTGGCGGAGTTCCTGCTCAACCCGGTGTTCGCGCTGCTCGCGGTCGTGTGGCTGCAACTGCCGGAGACCGCCGGCGGGCTCACCCTGACGGTGCTTCTCGGGCTCGTGATCGTGGTCGGATCCCTCACGCTGGCCGGCGCGACGCTGGCGTGGTTCGTGGAGCACCACGGAGGTGGCGCGCCCACGCTGCGCGGCGCCTTCGGCAAAGGCCTGCGGCACTTCTGGCTGCTGGGGATCTGGGGACTCGTGATGCTGGTCGGGTGCCACGTGGTCGAGTGGATGGAGGGTTACCGCTACCAGTTCCCGCAGTACGTTCGCTCGGAGCTGCCGATGTTCCTCCGCGTGCACGTGAGCGAGGCGCAACTGCTGTGGCTGTTCCTGTTCGTGCTGGGCGTGCTGTTCTGGGTCATCCTGCCGGCGCTCTGGCTGCCGCCGGCGGCGCAGCTCGCGGCCCAGGGGTTCCGTGGCTTCGGGCGCGACGGCTTCCGCGCCTGGGGCCGCTCGCTCAAGAGCTGGCAGTACTGGCTGATGGTTGCGCTGTGCGCGCTGGTGGGCGTGTGGCTGCCGATGCTGCTGATGGGCATGGCGCCCACGGAGAGCATCAACCCGCCACCACCGCCGCTCTCCACCCAGATGATGAGCCTGATCTTCCGGCTGGCGATCTCGTATGCGCTCGCGCTGTTCGGGTGGATGTGGGTGGCGTCGGCGACGGGGCGGGCCGGTACGGTGTCGTCCGCGCAAGCGGACTCGAAGTAAGAACGCGCGGGAGGACGGCACGACTGAAGTCGTGGCCTGTTACTTGCCTTCCAGGCGGCGCAGGACGGCCGCCTTCCCCTGCTCGCGGATGAGCGCGGCGACGCGCGCGCGCGCGGCGGCGTAGGCTGCCTGCTGTTCCGCCTGGTCACGCGGCTGCGTGAGCGCGCGGTCGAGCTCGGCGTCGTTGAACTGCCGCCGTGCGGGCGGCGCGGGCGAGCCGTCGAAATAAAGCGCCAGGCCTTCGCGCAACCAGAGGGGCGCGCTCTCCACCGCGTGTTCTTCCAGGATCATGTGCAGCAGCTCGTGGCGGAGGGTGCTTTCGAGCGCGCTGCGCGCGCGCAGCGTGGCGAGCGGCTGCAGCCGGATGGTCGCGCCGCGCGTCGAAGCGGCGATCCAGCCGGGCTGGCCGGTGGTGTCGCGATAGGCGTCGAGCGTGGGGAAGACCTGAAGGCGCGGGCGTTGCGCCAGCTTCCAGCCGATGGCGGACTCGGCGTCGTGGAGCAGGCGCTCGGCGAGGTCGAGCACGGCGGCGTCGGCGGCCGTGGCGACGAGCGCGTCGAAACGCGAGCTCTTGCGCGTGAGCCACGCCACGCCCGGCGAGCCCTTGGCCACCGTCGTCCCCGGGTAATAGAAGGCGAGGATCTCGCGGTACGTCCTGCCCTGCGCGGCCATCTGCTCGGCGCCCGCCTGGCAGAGGCCGACGCCGTGCCCGGCGCCCGCGCCGGTGAAGGTGACACCGGCGGCGTCGGAGCGGAGGTCGTAGAGCTCGCTGCGGATGCGGCTCCAGCCCAGCGCGCGCCCGACGGCGAAGCGCACGGTCGAGGCGGAGACCTCCGCCGAGCCGCCGGGGCCGGAGAAGCGGAGGCGCTGCGCGCGTCCGCTGGGGCCGCGCGCGCTGACGGCGGCCGATTGCCAGCCGGCGGGCAGCTTGACGTCGGAGTCGGCGAGCGCGCGCTCGAGCTCGGCGCGCGTCAGCGTCGTCTCCCAGTGCAGCGGCACGGCGGCGCAGTAGGGATCGGGGCGCGACTTCAGGTAGGGCGCTTTGACGGTGGGCCACACCTCGCCGGCGGCGGCGAGCTTCCCGCCGCAGTGCGCGTGGTAGTAGGGCGCGGCGAGCGCGCCGGCGGACCAGAGCAGCTCGCCCGCGGTGGCTTGCGCGGCGGAGCGCGTGCGCGGGTTGTTGACGGCGAGCCGCAGGTCCTGGCAGTGCGTGGTGTCGCAGTAGTCGAAGCCGTCGGCGACGTGGCGCCCGCGGAAGCGCGCGGCGTAGGTGCGCACCGCGACCGCCATCGCCTTCATCGACTCCAGGTTCTGGAAGTTGCCGCTTTCGCCCGCCAGGACGCCCGCGACGTAGTCCTCGAGCGACATCCTGATGACGACACGGAGCGCGTCCTGCTCGGCGGTCACTTCCAGCGGATACCCGGCGCGGAACGGCTTCTGCTGCTCGGCGCGCAGCTCGTAGCTGCCGCTGATGAACAGCCTGGGGTAGGGAACCGAGCTGCCCTGGAGGCGGAGCTGTCCGCGCTGGGCGATGAGCGCGAGCGTAGCGGCGGCGTTCTCCGGGCACTGCTCGCACGTCCTCCACTTCAGGTCCGCGCCGGAGAGCGCGAGCTTGGCCGGCGGGTGGACCGCGTACAGGCGCACGCGGACGTCGTTGCCCTGCGCCCACGCCGGGAGGGCGAGTAGTAATAAGAGGATGAGGCGACGGTTCATTGTTTCCGCGCGTCCTGGAAGTAGGCGGCGAAGACCGGTTGTGCGAGGGCGGCGGCGTCCGCGCCGCGCCCGCGCTCGAGGTACACGACGATGGCGATCTCGGGGTCGGCGGCGGGCGCCAGGCCGACGAACCAGCCGTGTGTCGGGCCGCCGAGGCCGTCGGAAGCCGTGCCGGTCTTGCCGGCGATCTGCATCTTGTCCACGTGCGCTGCATGCGCCATGCCAAAGGCGACCGAGCGCTCCAGCCCCTGCCAGACCAGGCGCACGTTCGGGTCGTCGCGGCGGCCGGCGAGGCGGATGTAGGAGTAGAGCAGCGCGGCGGGCGTGGTGGTGACGCCCCAGTGGCCGAGCGCCTGGAGCTGGAGGCGCTCCTGCGTGTCGGCGGGGAGGAGCTGGCCGTGGCCTTCGTCGGGCGTGAGGCCGGTGTAGGTCTCGAGGCCGGCGCGTTCGAGCGCTTCGTGCAGCTCGGCCGGCGTCAGGCGGCGGGCGACCTCGGCGAAGTAGGCGTTGCAGGACCACGCGAGCGCGTCGGCGGGATCGATGGGGCCGGGCAGCTCGGGGTGGGTGCAGTCGATGCGGCGTCCGCCGACGCGGACCTGGCGCGGGCAGACGAAGAGGTCCGACGGCCTGGCCTTGCCGGTCTCGAGCAACTTGAGCAGGACGAAGGTCTTGACGGTGGAGCCGGGCGTGGCGACGCGGCGCGCGGCCGACTCGATCCGGTGCGCGGCGAGCAGCACAGGGACCTGGCCGCGCACGTCGACGACGAGGAGGGAGCCGCGCTGCGCGCGCATGGCGCGGGCGACGGCGCGCTGCAGCGGCGTGGGAGGCGGGGGCGCGGCAGCGGTGCCGGCGGAGGCGAGCACGAGAGCGCAGAGGATGGCGGAGCGGAGCTGCACGAGCAGGAGTGTAGCGCAAAGCGCGCGCACGCCGAACCGGCGGCGTCGCGCCACGCGAAAATAATCGTTGACATGCAAAAGCATAATTATGCATTCTTGTGCATAATTATTCATGAGCAAGGCAGCGCGACAATCCGTGATCATGGACGTCCTGGGAGCCGGGCCGCTTCCCAACCAGGATGAGCTGCGCAAGAAGCTGCGGCACCGCGGGCTGACCGTGACGCAGGCCACGCTCTCGCGCGACATCCACGAGATGGGGCTGGTGAAGACGCCGGAAGGCTATTCGCTGCCCGAGACGGTCCACGTAGTGGCGGAGGCGAAGCTGCCCTCGACCGCGCGCCTGGTGCGCGAGTTCGTGCGCGAGGTGCGCGAGGCGCAGAACCTGCTCGTGCTGAAGACCACGATCGGCAGCGCGCAGCCGGTGGCGGCCGCGCTCGATGCCGAGCAATCGCCCGAGTGCGTGGGCACGATCGCGGGCGACGATTCCATCCTCATCGTTTCTCCGGACCGAAAGGCGGCGAAGAAGCTGGCACACCGCATCCGGGAGATGCTCGAGTAGTGGCCCGGACGATCCAGACCGCGGTGGTCGGGGCCACCGGGTACGCGGGCTTTGAGCTCGCGCGCCTGCTCGCCCGGCATCCCAGGCTTGCGCCGCCCATGCTGCTGGGCCGCGAGGACGCCGGCGCCGCGCCCGCCGACCTGGCGGAGGCCTATCCGCACGTCGCCGGCAACGGGCAGTTGCCCATCGCGCCCTTCGACTGGAAGAAGGTCGAGGCGGCGGAGGTCGTGTTCCTGGCGACGCCGCACGAGCTCTCGCGCGAACTGGTCCCGCAGCTCATCGCGCGCGGGTTGAAGGTGGTGGACCTGTCGGGCGCGTGGCGGCTGCAGGACGACGCCCACCGCGCCGTCTACGGCTTCCACGAGAACGGCACGGCGGCGGCGAACGCGACGCTGCAAAAGCAGGCGGTCTACGGCCTGCCGGAGCTGCACGCGAAGAAGATCGCGGGCGCCAAGCTGGTGGCGAACCCCGGCTGCTACGCCACGTCGATCATCCTGGCGCTGGCGCCGCTGGTGAAGGCAAGGCTGCTCGACCGCGAGCACGGCATCGTGTGCGACGCGAAGTCAGGCGTCTCGGGCGCGGGCAAGGCGCCCACGCACAAGACGCACTTCGTCGAGGTCGCCGACAATCTGTCCGCCTACTCCGTCTTCGGCCACCGCCACACCGGCGAGATCCTCGAGCAGCTCGCGCTCGACGGCGGGCAGGTCACGTTCACGCCGCACCTGCTGCCGATCCCGCGCGGCATCCTGTCGACCGTGTACGTGAAGCTGGCGAAGCGGGCGAGCGAAGAGCAGGTCGAGGCCTGCTTCCGCGCGTTCTACGCGCGGAGCCCGTGGGTGCGCGTCTTCGGGACAAAGCTGCCGCAGATCCAGTACTCGCTGCGCACCAATTTCTGCGACCTCGGATTCGCGCTCGGGCCGGACGGCAAGCGGCTGGTGGTGGTCTCGTGCCTCGACAACCTGATGAAGGGCGCGGCGGGCCAGGCGGTGCAGAACCTGAACGTCATGTACGGCTGGGACGAGAAAGAGGGACTGGACTGAAGATCGTGCTCAAGGTGGGAGGGGCGGCGCTCGACGACGCGAAGCTGCGTCGGGAGTGCGCGCAGGCCATCGCGGCGGTCGCGCGGGAACACGAGGTCGCCGTGGTGCACGGCGGCGGCGCGGCGCTCACGCGGACGCTCGCCAGGCTGGGGAAGAAGAGCGAGTTCGTGGGCGGACTGCGCGTGACCGACGCCGAGACGCGCGACGCGGCGGTGATGGTGCTGGCCGGGGGCGTGAACAAGCAGCTGGTGGCGGAGCTGGCGATGCTGGGCTGCGCGGCCATCGGGCTGTGCGGCGGCGACGCGGCGATGTTCCGCGCGAAGAAGCGCGGGCCGAACGGCCACGGCGCTCCCCACGCAGACCTGGGTTTTGTCGGCGACGTCTGCAACGCGGACGCGCGCTGGATCCGCGCGCTGTGGAGCGAGCGCTGTATCCCGGTGATCGCGAGCCTCGCGCTCGGCCACGACGGCGAGTACTACAACGTGAACGCCGACCAGATGGCGGCGGCGTGCGCGGTCGCGGTGGGCGCGGACGCGCTGGTGTTCCTGACCGACGTGCCGGGAGTGAAAGACGCGTTCGGCATCGTGATGAAGTCGCTGAGCGTGAGCCAGATCCCGGCGCTGGTGGAGTCGCAGGTGATCGCCGGCGGCATGCTGCCGAAACTGGAAGCCTGCTCGACGGCGCTCGAACAGGGCGTGGCGCGCGTGCTGATCACGCCGGCGGCGGAGGCGGGCGCGCTCCGCGAGATCGCGTCGCTGCGCTTCGCCGCGGGCACCGAGGTGCACGCGTGACGACGCTGGCGGCCATCCAGAAGAAGGAAGCGGCGGTGCTGGTGCCGCTCTACGACCGCTATCCGCTGAAGATCGCGCGAGGCGCCGGCGTCTACGTCTACGACGAGCGCGGGCGGAGGTACCTCGACTTCCTGAGCGGCATCGGCGTGAATGCGCTGGGGTACGCGCACCCCGCGGTGCGGCGAACGATGGCGCAGCAGAGCGCGCGCGGGCTGGTCCACGTCTCCAACCTCTTTTATACGGACTACCAGGCCGAGCTGGCCGCGCGCCTGGAGAAGCTCTCCGGGCTCGACCGCGCGTTCTTCTGCAACAGCGGCACCGAGGCGTGGGAAGCGGCGCTCAAGTTCGCGCGCGCCTACGCGCAGACGAAGGCGACGAACGGCCGCAAGCCGAAATGGCGCGTGCTCGCCATGCAGGACGCCTTCCACGGCCGCACCTTCGGCTCGGTGGCGTGCACGTGGAACGAGAAATACCGCAAGCCGTTCGCGCCGCTGCTGCCGGGCGTGGAGTTCGTGCGGTTCAACGACGTCCGCGACCTGAGGGAGAAGCTCGACGACACGGTGTGCGCGGTGGGGATCGAGGCGGTGCAGGGGGAGGGCGGCATCCGCCCGGCGACGCGGGAATTCATGCAGGCGGCGCGCAAGCTGACGAAGCAGCGCGGCGCTCTGCTCCTGTGCGACGAGATCCAGGCCGGCATCGGACGCACGGGAAAGATGTTCGCGTACCAGCACTTCGGCGTGCTGCCCGACATCGTGACGGTGGCGAAGCCGCTGGCCGCCGGGCTGCCGCTGGGCGCCGTGCTGACTTCGAATGCGGTCTCGCGCGCGCTGCACTACGGGATGCACGGCACCACGTTCGGCGGCGGTCCGATGGCGTGCGCGGTCGCGCTCACAGTGCTCGACGTGCTCGAGAAGAACAAGCTGCTGGCGCGCAGCCGGCAGCTCGGCGACTACTTCCGCGCGCGGCTGGAGTCGCTGCGCAAGAAGCACTCCGCGGTGCGCGAGGTCCGCGTGCTCGGGCTGATGGCCGGC
Above is a genomic segment from Terriglobales bacterium containing:
- a CDS encoding DUF1175 family protein codes for the protein MVATSKRRWALTVAGCLLAAAAVAGGGLRVRRLMSQTAEAAAPPERARAAIRWDDRFGDGTPDFLRLESESDRQAFRRWFTDIAEYQALRADGGLPAEVSDCSALLRYAYRNALRKHDIAWMEETGLGRLGSGSIEKYFYPNTPLGAGLFRVQPGPLRAEDAANGAFAEFADAFTLKERNAFFVSRDARQARPGDLLFYRQLGQHSPYHSMVFVGRSRLMPEDGEVVVYHTGPDAAINHGRGEMRRATLAELERHPDARWRPLPGNRNFLGVYRWNILRESY
- a CDS encoding MG2 domain-containing protein — translated: MRRYFVLALLLVAALPALAQVDEAAPNPYFSLSTERTFAPGEKPVIRVYTHDVEVLEFRVYRVNDAEQFFAKLDNLHSFGQQSFAGKEDIEEKSWLEKFHDWKRELWRAIKEFFRRQFTSASRARIRETQTTEQKRTKIGQATLFAQVPLLNSSQLIARWHQDVPPKYFSDAQQIPLDSLKGGVYVVEATDGKLRAYTVLVVSQLGLVTKTAPRQMVAFAADRKSGEPVKDATVVIWSKEKELYRGTTDAQGLAEAKLTPAADQSFENTFVLARRGDDVAVVAPYSFNLSSDPWRDWSGFIYTDRPVYRPGHTVHFKAIVRERQGEAWRAPRGEMQVAIEDPASKTVYQKKLTLNAMGTLNGELELPADAALGYYSLSVNTGSGPTMNGSFYVEEYKKPEYEVKVTPDQTRVLEGDKIGATIEARYYFGEPVAGAEVTYVVHTMPYWSPYIDRFEDDENMSYGVEGEGEGEGEGSYEAGYYGGEQVSEQKGKLDADGKLRVTVPTSVNAYKQDVRYRIEARVMDASNREINGANSVIATYGNYQISVRADSYVYERGQTARVNVVAKDYDGKPVQTKVHLQLERYWYRSGESGRTPDQATDVTTGADGNAYATFQVRETGSFNIKATAKAAQNRELEAHGYYYATGPGEQWWGGSERQIKLVADKPQYQPGETAHILVMSGMEHAYALVTTEGRDVQTKKVVELRSASATIDVPITADAQPNIFVAVAFFSENNLYQASRNLKVPAVDKQLNITVSPTKETFTPGEKSSYVINVKDAAGKPVQGEFSIGVVDEAIYAIRPDQSGDMMQSFYGSVYNAVMTESSLAYYFYGQAGERPLPLAKRGNYTRRALAQLKPNEALVAPKIRKNFPDTALWQADVRTDARGFAIANLVFPDSLTTWRATVRGVTSDTKVGSAINRIIVRKNVMVRLAVPRFFRDGDEVTVSVLVHNYLKSEKSAQVSLDVTGLEVLGGSTQTLTIPSRGEAKADWRVKAGKVRNAVLTAKALTNEESDAMELTLPVVPYGVKLADAQSGAITAATGNAQASVNYPAQTDPSAHALDVSMTPSVAGSIFGALDYLTQYPYGCTEQTMSSFLPNIVVSKAMTELKLEDTINTPELKKKIAAGMDRLYDFQHEDGGWGWWKDDESHVFMTAYVVNGLAQAKAAGYNVREDALENGKNWLVRSIEKYPRMRADLHAYVLYSITSTGTRDPKLIEAVWDKRDKMSVQGLAFLGLALHAAGDMRAAQLADRVEKQAVVTQAEAYWAAEWDYLMEFRIDDSAETTAYAVRLLSLLKPQSPLLPKAVFYLVSHRNGGYYWDSTKQTAMVVFGLTEYLRASKELEADFNAAALVNSKQALARHFTRADVFDPSTGQPRARLTPDQLQPQQNQVLFTKNGAGRLYWSTRAEYYSVDKRMFQSNKISLNITRDYFRLQPATEKGRIVYDLVPLAGELHPGDVLAVRLTVAGSEWRYLMIEDPIPAGAEFLQKDSLYEIRKRPDWWESWWSRREFHDDRVAIFQTYFSGDRPGYYFYLLKVVNPGKFRVSPASVQPMYQPGVISTTDAATVEVK
- a CDS encoding SpoIID/LytB domain-containing protein; this encodes MNRRLILLLLLALPAWAQGNDVRVRLYAVHPPAKLALSGADLKWRTCEQCPENAAATLALIAQRGQLRLQGSSVPYPRLFISGSYELRAEQQKPFRAGYPLEVTAEQDALRVVIRMSLEDYVAGVLAGESGNFQNLESMKAMAVAVRTYAARFRGRHVADGFDYCDTTHCQDLRLAVNNPRTRSAAQATAGELLWSAGALAAPYYHAHCGGKLAAAGEVWPTVKAPYLKSRPDPYCAAVPLHWETTLTRAELERALADSDVKLPAGWQSAAVSARGPSGRAQRLRFSGPGGSAEVSASTVRFAVGRALGWSRIRSELYDLRSDAAGVTFTGAGAGHGVGLCQAGAEQMAAQGRTYREILAFYYPGTTVAKGSPGVAWLTRKSSRFDALVATAADAAVLDLAERLLHDAESAIGWKLAQRPRLQVFPTLDAYRDTTGQPGWIAASTRGATIRLQPLATLRARSALESTLRHELLHMILEEHAVESAPLWLREGLALYFDGSPAPPARRQFNDAELDRALTQPRDQAEQQAAYAAARARVAALIREQGKAAVLRRLEGK